A genome region from Actinomycetota bacterium includes the following:
- a CDS encoding fumarate hydratase C-terminal domain-containing protein, with protein MIKQIHTPLLDDIVVNLRAGDKVEITGTIYTARDQAHKRLVASIHRGEQLPFYLKGQIIYYAGPAPAPPGKAVGSIGPTTSARMDSYAPILVSHGLKAMIGKGPRSGEVKEALIRYNAVYLAATGGVAALLSSYVRSSELIAYPELGPEAIYRLEVESFPVIVAMDAWGGDLYEQSRLIYREI; from the coding sequence ATAATTAAGCAAATCCATACCCCACTCCTAGACGACATCGTCGTCAACTTGAGGGCGGGGGACAAGGTTGAGATAACCGGGACAATATATACGGCGCGCGACCAGGCGCATAAGCGCCTGGTCGCGTCGATACACCGCGGCGAGCAGCTGCCTTTTTACCTCAAGGGGCAGATAATCTACTACGCCGGCCCCGCGCCCGCGCCGCCGGGCAAAGCGGTCGGCTCTATCGGCCCGACGACGAGCGCCCGCATGGATTCTTACGCGCCCATTCTCGTCTCGCACGGTTTGAAGGCGATGATAGGCAAGGGTCCGCGCTCGGGCGAGGTCAAAGAGGCGCTCATCCGGTATAACGCGGTTTACCTGGCGGCGACCGGCGGCGTGGCGGCATTGCTCTCGAGCTACGTGCGCTCATCGGAGCTTATCGCATATCCCGAACTCGGACCCGAGGCCATATACAGGCTCGAGGTAGAGAGCTTTCCGGTCATCGTGGCGATGGACGCTTGGGGCGGCGACCTTTACGAACAGAGCCGCCTTATCTACCGGGAGATATAA
- the mdh gene encoding malate dehydrogenase: MAKVSIVGAGHVGATCAYTLVKNDVADVVLVDIVDGLAKGKSLDMMEAGAIEGYDRSITGTADYAQIEGSDIAIVTAGLARQPGMSRSDLLCKNADILKVVLSNITLVAPEALIIIVTNPADAMTQLAHKATGHDSRRVLGMSGVLDSARYKFFISQALGAPMSSIEGMVIGAHGDTMLPVVSQTTVDGRPLVELLPQDKIDEIIDRTKFGGAEIVSYLKTGSAYYAPGAAAAKMAQAIINDTKEVLPCSVLARGEYGIEGLYIGLPVRLGKDGAEGTVEIPLSDAETEAMRDSVKGAKTLLAELPEFKSIVI, from the coding sequence ATGGCAAAGGTCTCAATAGTAGGCGCGGGGCATGTCGGCGCAACCTGCGCGTACACGCTCGTAAAAAACGACGTCGCGGATGTCGTCCTCGTCGATATCGTCGATGGTCTGGCGAAAGGCAAAAGCCTCGACATGATGGAGGCGGGCGCCATCGAAGGCTACGATAGGAGTATCACCGGCACCGCCGATTACGCTCAAATAGAAGGCTCGGATATCGCGATAGTAACCGCGGGGCTTGCCCGTCAGCCGGGTATGAGCCGTAGCGACTTGCTCTGCAAGAACGCGGATATCTTAAAGGTCGTCCTCTCAAACATCACGCTCGTCGCACCCGAGGCGCTTATCATCATCGTGACCAACCCGGCCGATGCGATGACGCAGCTCGCGCATAAAGCTACCGGTCACGATTCGCGCCGGGTGCTCGGTATGAGCGGCGTGTTAGACAGCGCCCGCTATAAGTTCTTCATATCCCAAGCGCTCGGAGCGCCGATGTCGAGTATCGAGGGCATGGTCATCGGGGCGCATGGGGACACCATGCTTCCCGTCGTCAGCCAGACGACGGTCGATGGGAGACCACTGGTCGAGCTTTTGCCCCAGGACAAAATAGATGAAATAATCGACCGGACGAAATTCGGCGGCGCCGAAATCGTCTCGTATTTAAAGACCGGCAGCGCTTACTACGCGCCCGGCGCGGCCGCGGCCAAGATGGCCCAGGCTATTATAAACGACACCAAAGAGGTGCTCCCGTGCTCGGTTTTGGCGCGGGGCGAGTACGGCATCGAAGGACTCTATATAGGCCTACCGGTGCGATTGGGCAAGGACGGCGCCGAGGGAACGGTCGAGATACCGCTTTCAGACGCGGAGACCGAGGCCATGCGCGATTCGGTCAAGGGCGCCAAGACGCTCCTGGCGGAGTTGCCGGAATTCAAATCGATAGTCATATAG
- a CDS encoding stage 0 sporulation family protein — MPIVVGVVFKRAGKVYYFDPDGIGLKSGDKAIVKTSRGVEFGEVVSPPTEVDDAEITAPLKKVVRKATDDDKEQLRKNKEKEKEAYRVADEKISKHKLPMKLIEVEHVFDGSKIIFYFTADGRVDFRDLVKDLASVFRTRIELRQIGVRDEAKMIGGLGPCGQRLCCTVFLGDFDPVSIRMAKEQDLPLNPLKISGICGRLMCCLKYEYDAYLDFKKRAPRRGTKVATEFGTAKIVDFSVPKETVILQLESGRRIEMSLADAQKCGCEGKCAPAACCGQGEHGDQAGRAGKGSQDEGVVVADSAAQGDAEE; from the coding sequence ATGCCGATAGTGGTTGGAGTCGTATTCAAGAGAGCCGGCAAGGTCTATTACTTTGACCCGGACGGTATAGGTTTGAAGAGTGGAGACAAAGCCATAGTCAAGACGTCGCGCGGGGTGGAGTTTGGAGAGGTCGTTTCGCCGCCGACCGAGGTCGATGACGCGGAGATAACCGCGCCCCTCAAAAAGGTGGTGCGAAAAGCCACCGACGACGATAAAGAACAGCTCAGGAAGAACAAGGAGAAAGAGAAGGAAGCTTATCGCGTCGCGGATGAGAAAATCTCGAAACACAAGCTGCCGATGAAGCTCATCGAAGTCGAGCACGTCTTCGACGGCAGTAAAATAATCTTCTATTTCACCGCCGATGGGCGCGTCGATTTCCGTGATTTAGTCAAGGACTTGGCGTCGGTCTTTAGGACTAGGATAGAGCTTCGCCAAATCGGCGTGCGCGACGAGGCGAAGATGATAGGGGGCTTGGGTCCCTGCGGGCAGCGCCTCTGTTGCACCGTCTTCTTGGGCGATTTCGACCCGGTCTCCATCCGCATGGCCAAAGAACAGGACCTGCCGCTCAATCCTTTGAAGATATCGGGTATCTGCGGGCGCCTGATGTGCTGCCTCAAATACGAGTACGATGCCTATCTCGACTTTAAGAAGCGCGCTCCGAGGCGGGGCACCAAGGTGGCCACCGAGTTCGGAACCGCCAAGATAGTCGATTTCAGCGTGCCCAAAGAGACCGTTATCCTACAGCTCGAGTCGGGCCGGCGCATAGAGATGTCCCTTGCCGATGCGCAGAAGTGCGGCTGCGAGGGCAAATGCGCCCCCGCGGCGTGTTGCGGGCAGGGCGAGCATGGCGACCAAGCGGGTAGAGCCGGTAAAGGCAGCCAAGACGAAGGTGTGGTAGTAGCCGACAGCGCCGCTCAGGGAGACGCCGAGGAATAA
- the holB gene encoding DNA polymerase III subunit delta': protein MDTTILWSGIIGQKDAIDRICASLDAGETHHAWLFVGPRGVGKRTTAKVMAAALNCEEHGCGSCASCGKVMREIHPDVILIEPEGNHITIDQVRRLQQTVSLKNFEGGTKVIVIDEADRLTPEAANALLKTLEEPPPAVVFILVTANIDAMLPTIISRCRQVRFSLIPAPEMTTFLMERHGLSYDEAMPATKLSSGILGSAISFAVSPSKQERRKKVLAIARDIDRVDLARLSFVAEELLAEIKKGVAEVQERQKKEFAWFKEQSGQKDMPAHLKKNLEQKHKREASREEHQGFEEILTIMVSWFRDIIFSKETGRDDLLANQDRILEIKEHVDLVTGADVYRCLQIIEETKQLARFNVNMQLALETMLFKIHEVVTVKETFYL from the coding sequence GTGGATACTACGATTCTCTGGTCGGGAATTATCGGCCAGAAAGATGCGATAGATAGGATTTGCGCTTCGCTCGACGCGGGCGAGACCCACCACGCTTGGCTCTTTGTGGGGCCGCGCGGCGTCGGCAAACGGACGACCGCCAAGGTAATGGCCGCCGCCCTCAACTGCGAAGAGCACGGGTGCGGGAGCTGCGCTTCCTGCGGCAAAGTCATGCGCGAAATCCATCCCGATGTCATCCTCATCGAGCCGGAAGGCAACCACATCACCATCGACCAGGTTCGCCGGTTGCAGCAGACCGTCTCGCTCAAGAACTTCGAGGGCGGCACCAAAGTAATCGTCATCGACGAGGCCGACCGGCTTACGCCCGAGGCCGCCAACGCGCTCCTTAAAACGCTCGAGGAGCCGCCGCCCGCGGTCGTCTTCATCCTGGTCACGGCGAACATCGACGCGATGTTGCCTACTATTATCTCGCGTTGCCGACAGGTGCGTTTCAGCCTCATCCCGGCACCGGAGATGACGACCTTTCTCATGGAGCGCCATGGGTTAAGCTACGACGAGGCGATGCCGGCCACAAAGCTTAGTTCGGGGATACTGGGGAGTGCCATCTCGTTCGCCGTGTCTCCCTCCAAACAGGAGCGCCGCAAGAAGGTGCTGGCGATCGCGCGCGACATCGACCGCGTCGACTTGGCTCGCCTCAGCTTCGTCGCCGAGGAGTTGCTGGCCGAGATAAAGAAGGGCGTCGCCGAGGTCCAAGAGCGGCAGAAAAAAGAGTTCGCCTGGTTCAAGGAGCAGTCGGGACAGAAGGATATGCCCGCGCATCTAAAGAAAAACCTCGAGCAGAAGCATAAGCGCGAAGCGAGCCGCGAGGAACACCAGGGCTTCGAAGAGATTCTCACTATCATGGTATCGTGGTTTCGCGACATCATCTTCAGCAAAGAGACCGGAAGGGATGACCTCCTTGCCAACCAGGACCGCATTCTCGAGATAAAAGAGCATGTCGACCTGGTTACCGGCGCGGACGTCTACCGCTGTTTACAAATTATTGAAGAAACCAAGCAACTGGCACGGTTTAATGTTAATATGCAATTAGCTTTGGAAACGATGTTATTCAAGATACACGAGGTAGTGACGGTAAAAGAGACGTTCTATCTCTAA
- a CDS encoding fumarate hydratase, with translation MREIPVLTITEIVDRLCRKANTVLRPDVLEAIHEMLGMEVSPTGVEVMEQIIKNADLAVVEQLPICQDTGYVTVFLEIGREVVLHGNVYQAIDEGVRRAYIDGYLRKSIVSCPLFERGNTGDNTPAFVSIDMVAGDKVRVVVMPKGGGTENASQLRMLSVAGELAAVKEFVMEAAENAAKACPPIIVGVGIGGSFDKVGLLAKKALLRPIPDRSPDLRIAQLEAELLTEINKLGIGPAGLGGRITALTVKIETMPTHIACLPVAVAFNCHAARQAEAVI, from the coding sequence TTGCGAGAAATACCTGTTTTAACCATAACCGAAATCGTCGATAGGCTCTGCCGGAAGGCGAACACGGTTCTCAGGCCCGATGTACTCGAAGCTATCCACGAGATGCTCGGTATGGAGGTCTCACCGACCGGCGTCGAAGTGATGGAGCAGATAATAAAAAACGCCGACCTGGCGGTGGTGGAGCAGCTTCCTATCTGCCAGGACACCGGCTATGTGACCGTGTTTTTGGAAATCGGGCGCGAGGTCGTTCTCCACGGCAATGTCTATCAAGCCATAGACGAGGGCGTGCGGAGGGCGTATATCGATGGGTACCTGCGCAAATCTATCGTCTCATGCCCGCTTTTCGAGCGCGGGAACACCGGCGACAACACGCCGGCGTTTGTAAGCATCGATATGGTAGCGGGGGATAAAGTGCGCGTCGTCGTAATGCCTAAAGGCGGCGGCACCGAAAACGCTTCGCAGTTGAGGATGCTCTCGGTCGCCGGCGAACTCGCCGCGGTCAAGGAGTTCGTAATGGAGGCCGCCGAGAACGCCGCCAAAGCATGCCCTCCGATCATCGTCGGCGTCGGCATCGGGGGAAGTTTCGACAAGGTGGGTCTGTTGGCGAAAAAAGCGCTGTTGCGGCCGATTCCGGACCGCAGTCCCGACCTGCGAATCGCGCAGCTCGAAGCGGAGCTGTTGACTGAGATAAATAAGCTCGGCATCGGCCCGGCGGGTTTGGGCGGGCGAATAACGGCGCTGACCGTGAAAATCGAGACTATGCCGACACACATCGCGTGCCTGCCGGTCGCGGTCGCATTCAATTGCCACGCCGCACGCCAGGCCGAAGCGGTGATTTAA
- a CDS encoding dTMP kinase, with the protein MSAGFFITFEGIEGSGKTTQIVQLAEHLKAARRAVTVTREPGGTNVGAAIRAILLDPGFSEMDYHTEVLLYAADRAQHVAEVIRPALARGDIVISDRYIDSSIAYQHYGRGLPLDLIVDVNEHAVQGLKPSLTILIDVPTAVGLKRATEIETDRIERESVDFHDRVAAGFAQLAADEPERWRVIDGTRSIDEVHRDVVAAISAIAPAMI; encoded by the coding sequence GTGAGCGCGGGGTTCTTTATCACGTTCGAGGGAATCGAGGGGAGCGGCAAGACGACCCAAATCGTCCAGCTCGCCGAGCATTTGAAAGCGGCGCGGCGCGCGGTCACGGTTACGCGCGAGCCGGGCGGCACCAATGTCGGCGCGGCAATCCGGGCCATCCTGCTCGACCCCGGGTTCTCCGAGATGGACTACCACACCGAAGTTCTGCTCTACGCCGCGGACCGCGCGCAGCATGTCGCTGAGGTGATTCGACCGGCGCTCGCGCGCGGAGATATCGTCATAAGCGACCGCTACATCGACTCATCCATCGCGTACCAGCACTACGGGCGCGGCCTGCCGCTCGACCTAATCGTCGACGTCAACGAGCATGCTGTCCAGGGCTTGAAACCGTCGCTCACCATATTAATCGATGTACCGACCGCCGTCGGGCTCAAGCGCGCGACCGAAATTGAGACCGACCGCATCGAGCGGGAGTCGGTAGATTTTCACGACCGTGTCGCCGCCGGCTTCGCACAGCTCGCCGCGGATGAGCCCGAGCGCTGGCGCGTCATCGACGGCACCCGCTCGATAGATGAGGTACACCGCGATGTCGTCGCGGCAATATCCGCCATCGCACCCGCTATGATATAA